AAGGTCAGTGTCAGCCTCGATGTTCCGGGAGCTTCGTTCAGATGCTCTGACTCCGGTTCTGACTCTGGTTCTCACTCCGTTCTCACTTCGGTTCTAACTCTGGTTCTGACTCACGCCTCAGGATGAAGAGATCAATCATCACAGCCAGACGGCTGAGAAGCTCAAACAGCAGCTGACGGATCAGGACGAGGTGAGTGTCGCCTGAGCCGGCATCTGGGGCTCCGCCCACCTCCCACTGTCTGTCACCCGTCCTTAATCGTCCCTCCAGCACATCGCGTCTGGCCGTCAGGACTACGAGCGCCTGCAGGAGGAGCTGTCGCGCCTGCAGAGAGACAGCGACTCGGccaaggaggaggtgaaggaggtgcTGCAGGCACTGGAGGAGCTCGCCGTCAACTACGACCACAAGAGTCAGGAGGTGGAGAACAAGAACCGCTGCAACGAGCAGCTGAACGAGGAGCTTGCCCACAAGACCGTGAGTCCAGCGAGGGGGTCATGCTAAACGTTAACAACGGGAAGCACCCTTTCattgaagtgttttatttgtgttacttaataaatacaatttcaaaTCAAGCAACACTCAAGTTGTTGACACACAGCTTAAACGTCGTGGACACTATTTCTACGCGTTTATATACGTTATCTTCATGTTAGACATCAGAGTGTTTTTGTGGCTCCTAGTCTCGTCATTTCCGTGGAAACCGGGTCCGAATGGCTCTTCGGATGTTAAAGGTCACGACCCCTGACCTCACAGCTGCTGTTTCTTGGTTGGTCAGAGTTCCATGATGAGTTCTGACTCCGACCAATGGCTGATGTCCCTTTCTggactgacctctgacctcttgtCAGAGACATCCAGGTCCCCCCCGGGGCCCAGGGGCCCCCCATGTTTGACATCTGCATCTGTTCTTGCAGGTGAGTCTGGACGCGGTCCAGAGGGAGTTCTCGTCCCTGAAGGAGATCAGCTCTCATCACAAGAAGAGGTCAGCAGAGATCCTCAACCTGCTGCTCAGAGACCTCAGTGAGATGGGTGGGGTGCTCGGGACCACCGACCTCAAGGCGGTAAGACCTCCACCGACCCCCCCACCGGAGGCCTTGACCAGGAGACGGCGTCCCGTCTCATCATGGGTTTGTGTCCCTCCTCAGATGACGGAGACGAGTGGAGCGATGGAGGAGGAGTTCACCACGGCTCGTCTCTACGTCAGTAAGATGAAGTCGGAGGTGAAGTCTCTGGTGAACCGCAGCAGACAGCTAGAGGTCAACCTGACGGAGAACCTGAGCCGGATGGAGGTCAACGAGAAGGAGCTCAACACCTGTCATCTGCTGGTGTCACAGGTAACCCGGGAAACCCAGCGTCTGCTCACAGATCTGAGGCGCTGACGCGTTCCATCAGGGGCGACGCCCCAGGGGgcccgtgacctctgaccccaggaTACCTGAAGGAAACGGGGTTCTGTGTGGGTTTCTGCTAAAGCTTCTGGAGCTGGATTTCTGGGGTCAGGCTAATCTGAAGCATCGCTAGCATCTGTCATGGACAGCGTTCCAGCTGATGTCAGGGAATTAAATTATTGATCAACCCAGAGaatcagaaaacaacaaattttaggcaaaaataaaaacaagtagCAAGGACCGTAGATCAACAAGGAGAGGACACAGACAGTAAACTATGTGTTTGTCGTGTGGCCCCATGATGAGTCTCAAGACCAGCAACCTGCGACCTGCTATGTATGacccatgacctctgacctgtggtCATGGGCAGAAGAATACCATGATGACAACATTTTTACAATCGTGAAAGTAATAGAGAGGCTGTCTGACTTTGATCCACCAGTGGAGTCACACGGGTCCCACTAGTTAATTATGATTGatacattattaataattatcatTCTTGACGTgattttgttgtcattattttgttgttgtcattaatATTATTCTTATGACTGTTATTTTGTCATTGTTgatttttccattattattattattactgttattttatcatcattgttattgttgttcctGTTGTTATGGTTGTtttgatcattattattactatttttattattattaatttattgtcatcattattattattttttattattattgttgttgttgttttcactattatattattattgttgctaTTATCATTACTGTTgttatccccacctatatattgaataagctcacttgaaaacctcacgctgtcaccttccggcatctacccggaagttcggaTCGCTAGCcaagttagctccggtcttcacgtttgtccatgtctctcactaaCGGAGCCGTTACAACTTCGTccgacacagcggtttgttttcttgtgatggcgaaaaaaaaaaagaaaacaaaccaagtctgataatattgttttatcgtggaatttccacgggttctcGCTAgtcatcatttattattatttattattattattattattattattattattattattacttttatttcattattatttttgttattgttattattgttgttctggttattattattgttgttattactgttattttattattatttttgttattattattgttattatttttgttgttgttattattgttgttttgtttattattattgttattgtcattatcattgttattttatttttattttgttattgttactattGTTATCATTGTTACTATTATCATTGttagtattgttgttgttgtcgtcgtCCATCGGCTGCAGCTCCAGGCGAAGATCGTTTCTCTGACAGACGACCACCTGAAGCTGGAGCAGAAGAAGCGGAAGCTGGAGGAGAGTCAAGACGCTCTGATGGAGGAAAACGCCAAACTCCAGGCTCAAGGTCAGGCATAGTCACCACGGTAACAGGAAACACTGCTCACTGATTGGCTGGCGACCATGTCTTGATGTCAGGTCACACGTGTTTCAGGTCACATGCAggaggtgatggtgatggacaAGGAGAAGGAGCATATGAGCAGGCTGAAGGACGCGGTGGAGATGAAGGTAAAATCATCACACTGTGACCGGGTCCCTGAACGCACTATGGGCCTACAGAACCAGCTGACAGGTTCCTGGTGTGTTATGCAGAGGACTctggaggagcagatggagaaccaCCGAGAGGTCCACCACAAACAGCTGAGTCGTCTCCGGGACGAGATCGAGCAGAAGCAGAGGAACATGGACCAGCTCAAAGAGTATGAAGAACACACTGTTCATCggttctggtggttctgctTTTTCTGGTCGGAAAACATGATCACTAATGTTTCTCTGTCAACGTGGTTTCAGCGCGACTCAGGCTCTGCAGCTGGAGAACAGGAAGCTGCAGTCGGACTTGGACAAACTCAAACTTGAGGATCAGAACAAAGACCAGAAGCTTCAGAACCTGATGTGAGTTTGTCCCTTGGCCCTTGGTTCTGACTGTAGACTGGTCCAGATTCATGTAGGTAGAGGAGAGTGACGCTAATCTGAATGACCCACTGGTTCCAGGTTCCTCAACGAGAAGAGAGAACAGGCCAAAGAGGACCTGAAGGGTCTGGAGGAGACCGTGGTACGTGGATTAGTTTCTACACATGCttattagttgttgttttttttattattgtttgttttttctgaacatgttattacaccagacttcacaccttcatcatatttacaacatcaacaacatctgaaaaaaaaggctgaggggtagaagccaataggctcgTGAAAttccgtcccccagaatcataAACACTCATTACAATATGATGTCAACCAATTCAGacagtaaatgttttcaacTGTCCATTCCCGTATCGGTGTAGTCACAACGTCATTACATCAATTCTATGCAATTCCAGATATCAGCCTCTGTCCCAGATATATCCTAGAGCagaaccatgtttacattcttcctggaacaacaaggtttgttaacatcatagatagtcaaaacaggaagttgaccttaccagtgttctccacaagaatatagtgatcatattaacctctttcagcggacagacagtgtttatccaagaattaaccagtttgtcacagacactttaacagttacaCATGCTATTATATTATCAACAGATATCAACCTGCTccttaaagtctcaaacttaatgttatccctccaaACAGGAATCCATGACTTTATTTCATTAATCCatatttctgacattgatgatgttgaatggtttaTCAACTGTTTGTAATCCTTAatgtgtccaaaattggtgtagaggctcccactattgaagtgattctgttgtactgattgttggtgtagtaacaactcttgtccatTCTGATACTGTACCAGTTGTCAGGGTCAATTATTCTGTTTAGGTCATTGAAGGCAACATCCACAAATTTATCAACTCCAAACTATCTTGCTCAGCAGTTCTCTGGTTAaggtccttcatttcttcagactgGACAGAGATGGATATTTTCTGCTCTGTTGTAGTTAGAATTCTTATTTTTAGTCATACCTTATTGATTGTATTTTTCCAGCTCCTCTTCATGCTCCTccacttttccttttcctttcatcctttttgttattttttggtGAGAATCAGTGCAAATTAGAGACAACAGCAGACAGAAGGAATGTGTCTGTTCCCGTTGAAAGCCGGAACTACCTTTTGGCATCATAGAGACATCTTTAACTGACTTTCAAAGATGACACAGTCACGTGAAAATGCACACCAGGCATTACAATATGGCAGCCAGAGAACAAACGTTTACCCGCgtgtctgtgacatcacagcatgacatcacagcgtGGCATCGCCGCTGACTCCGTGTTTTCCCTCCAACAGGCCAGAGAGCTCCAGACGCTGAACGACCTCCGTAAAGTCTTCATCCAGGACATCAGCACTCGGGTCGCCAATGTAAGAACCGACTTCCATTCACGCCCAGCACCTAACTGGGTGCCTTGTTTCTATTGGTCACTTGCTTCTCTGTGGGTCACATGTCTGAAGGCTTTGGGCGCTGTTCAGGGTGGGTTCAGGTTCTCCTGTTTCAACAGAGTTCAGAGAATGACTGCGACGAGGCCGGCGGCAGTCTGGCCCAGAGACACAGGATCATCTTCCTGGAGAACAACCTGGAGCAGCTCAGCAAGGTCCACAAGCAGGTGAGTGAACGCCGCCTCCTGGCCTGAAGACACGCCCACGCCCACCTATGCTAACCTGTTCTTTGTGTTGTCCAGCTGGTGCGGGATAACGCTGACCTTCGCTGCGAGCTGCCCAAACTGGAGAAGCGTCTCCGAGCCACAGCAGAGCGAGTCAAAGCCCTGGAGACGGCCCTAAGGAACGCCAAGGAGTCCGCCGTGAGGGACCGCAAACGctaccaacaggaagtggaccgcATCAAAGAAGCGGTCCGCTCCAAGAATGTTTCCAGGAGAGTTCACTCCGCCATGATAGGTGAGAcatctgtgatgatgtcactgcccTCTAACCAGGGCTGGGTTCCTCCCGACAGGGGGCACCTTTTGGACCCCATCAGCCTGTGAAGGGTCAGGGTTCCATGTTGGGGTTAGTTTTGACGACTTTCTTGTTGCGTATCGTTGTGCAGCCAAGCCAATCCGAGCCGGACATCAGCACCACCAGAACccctcctctccatctgtcAGGCCCACCATCCGAGGAGGGGGGTCAGCGACGTCCAGTCCACGGCATCACCTCCCCCGTCAGCATCCACCACAGCAATCCCCCAATCAGAGCCACCGCAAGTGAGACGAGGTGAGTCCCAGGACCATTAGAGAGAACACCGAGATAGAATTAGAGCAGTAAACCGTCACCCCCACAGGAAGGAACGGCTCCTGTACAACGGGTCGGTTCCAGTACAACGGGTCGGTTCCAGTACAACGGGTCGGTTCCAGTACAACGGGTCGGCTCCAGTACAAGTGGTCGGTTCCTGTTCAACGGATCTTTACATTTCTGTCCTGCTGTCACCTCTCTGCCTTCACTGGATCGTTTACAGAACCCTTTCTTGTCCCTTGCTGGACCTTTACCTTACTGGACTCTTACTGGACCTTTACTGGACCCTTAGAGGACCTTTACACATCTCTTCCTTGAACTTTACTGAACGTTTACAGAACCCTTACTAGACACTTACTGGACCTTTACTAGACCTTACTTGACCTTTTCTGGACCTTTACAGAACCCTTACTGGACCCTTACTTGACCTTTACCGGACCCTTAGTGGAACTTTACAGAGCCCTTACTTGACCGTTGCTGGACCTTTACTAGACCTTTACAGAACCCTTATTGGACCCTCACTGGACCCTTGGTGGACCTTTCCAGGACCTTTACTGGACCCTTACTGGACATTTACTGGACCCTTAGTGAACCGTTGCTGGACCTTTACTGGACCTATGCAGAACTGTTACCAGAACCTAACTGGACCTTTTCTGAACATTTACAGAACCCTTAGTGGACCCTTACTGGACCTTTACCGGATCGTTACTGGACCCTTAGTGGACCTTTACAGAACTCTTCCTTGAACTTTACTGAACGTTTACAGAACCCTTACTAGACACTTAAAGGACCTTTACTAGACCTTACTGGACCTATCTGGACCTTTACAGAACCCTTACTGGACCCTTACTTGACCTTTACCGGACCCTTAGTGGAACTTTACAGAGCCCTTACTTGACCGTTGCTGGACCTTTACTGGACCTTTACAGAACCCTTATTGGACCCTCACTGGAACCTTGGTGGACCTTTCCAGGACCTTTACTGGACCGTTCTGGAACTTATTTCTACTCTCCTCCTTACAACAGCCAAGAGTgctttctttcctcctccaaCTTTAACTTCTTTTGTTTCCTGGTGTCACGGGACTTTTATGTCGAGCGAATTTAACGAACAACTTTAATGtttctggaaaaacaaaatattccaaaataaatgaagttaGGAACAATGAGAATAAGAGCAGCAGGGAATAAAAACATGAGATACTGACTCAATGTTTTGACTCTCTGGCCAAATTTactgcagttttattttgattcatAAATTTTCATAAATTGTCTGAATTTAATTCTAAATTTCTCAGCTGAAATCAATGACTGAATTTTGATATATAATCGCTCACTGATTGAATTTTTAACGTTCAAGGTCAACAAGTTAACACAGGCAATCAGAATGTGGTGGAGTCGATGACGTCATAGCATGTGGGTGGTGTCCTTGTAATGAACCTCCTGCCAGGAGGCAGAGACAAAACGTTCTGTTTTGCTGCAGGTTAAGAGAAATCTGATCTAGAGACAactgacaaattattttatccTCATTTAAAGTACAAATAAACTTTAGAATGAAAGTTTTACCTACTTTATATTACAGTAATGCTGacccactgatgacatcacttcagATCAGTGGTTATTAAAGTCACAGAAGTATAACATGATTGTAGCCATTATTAATcgtttattgttattgttattaccTCTAATGTTATCAGTGTTTTGAATGTGTATGGACTCATGTGTTTCTGCTGGTGggttttgtgacttttttttttttacagtactgAGAATATTTCTATCTGATATTTGTACAGTGTAAAATGTTGGAGGCTGGATTTCGTCCTGTCTGACAAGCACAAAGTGTTCATGCTGTTTGTTCACCTGCTCAAATTAAACTGTAttgtaccgtgtgtgtgtgtgtgtgtgtgtgtgtgtgtgtgtgtgtgtgtgcacgcgggCACGCGGGGTGCCCACTGGGGTGCCGATGAGCAAGGCCTTCATGGCCATCTTCTCCTCTAGCAACAGAAACCTTCTGATGCTTCCAAATAAGGtcgtgagaagaagaagagttccTTCAAACTGGTGGTCAGAAAtcatctgtttattttaatgttcaaaTGCTAACAGGAAGCACAGGGATGACTTCCTGTTAGCAGACTTCTGGAGTCCTTCACGTCATTTACTTTTTGTCCAGGTCAAAGATGTTTTGGCTCTCAGTCAGGATGAACTCCACGATGTGGTTCTGGTAGACCATGTTGACTGCCATGTTTCCTGCGTCCAGCTTGGGCCACATGAGTGTCGGTCCGAAGACGATACCGATGCCCTGAGTGGACATCAGGTTCTTCCTGGAGTAGTCCAGAACTCTAAAAACAGCAGAGGAACCAAAACATCGATCAGAGGTTTTCAAGTGTCGTCAATGGGCCTGGCAGACCTGGGCCATGTGGTTTAGATGTTTGGAGAGTACCTGAGCAGGTGGCTGAACAAGAGCTTCATGGTGTCCTGGTTGGGTTTGGGCAGATCCCGGACCAGCTTCTTCATTGCTTCCACTTTGTGTTTGGAGTCCCTGATCTCTGTGGAGACAGGAGGTCAAACATGTCAACCGAGTTTCAGTGCTGGGTTGGTTCTGGTGGTTGGCCCACTTCACCAGACTTGTTGGACAGTTGGTGGCTTTAAGGAATCTGGCATCTGGTTTAACTTGGTGCCCCACAAGCCATCTATCAGAACCACAAGCCCACAAACACATGTGTCCATGTTTGCATCCATAGGTCTGGttctcagtagggcgtcctctAAGAAAGACAGATGCGATCTGGTTCGGTTGGACTCACTGATGGCCTCAACAAACGCACTGAAGAACGTGAATGGGAACAGCGGCTCTGGCAGTTCACGGAAAAACAGCTTCAGGGCTCCGGTAACAACATGGATGTCCTCCCACTGCTTgtggtccaggtccaggtcctcCTCTGGGGACACAGAGCACAACAGTCATGGGATAGGTCGTTCCTGTCTGTAAACCATGTCCAACTGGACATAGGACCCAGGTTTCATTGATATGATGAACTGAGGAAGTGGTGTCTGTTGACCCACCTTGATCGATGATGAAGCGAAGCTTCTGGACTGTGGCTAGATTTCCACTGACCCTGTAGATCCCATCAACCTCCAGACCTGTAGGGCAATAAAAACTCATTAGTTTGCCGTCAACTCCAGCCCCCATTGGCCGTTTCTGAGGGACTAGGCCCCCTGTCCATCAGCTGGTCGTGACGGTACCTCTCTTGTCAACGGCGTCCAAACAGATCCGGATGAACTTCGGCACCGTGGTTCCTTCCCGCTCACAGAGAGTGGACAGATGGCAGCCGAACACCCGATCTG
This window of the Antennarius striatus isolate MH-2024 chromosome 12, ASM4005453v1, whole genome shotgun sequence genome carries:
- the LOC137604586 gene encoding kinesin heavy chain-like, encoding MIYAVETQRTACPRVPCGSAVQAALGVFDPSDRRSPVEARVPVLRLVTCSRRVSVMEAAAGCGVCGVKVMCRFRPLNDAERSRGDKYIPKFNGDDTVVVTGKPYVFDRVLPPETEQVQVYDTCARQIVKDVLGGYNGTIFAYGQTSSGKTHTMEGNLHDPQLMGIIPRIARDIFDHIYSMDENLEFHIKVSYFEIYLDKIRDLLDVSKTNLAVHEDKNRVPFVKGCTERFVSSPDEVMDVIDEGKANRHVAVTNMNEHSSRSHSIFLINIKQENVETELKLSGKLYLVDLAGSEKVSKTGAEGSVLDEAKNINKSLSALGNVIAALSEGTKTHVPYRDSKMTRILQDSLGGNCRTTIIICCSPSVYNEAETKSTLMFGQRAKTIKNTVSVNQELTAEEWKKKYEKEKEKNRSLTIVIQKLENELKRWRKGESVPVEEQLSSRNKTSSSSEVTAVIDSLAPPPAPLSDEERTQYETLITDLYQQLDDKDEEINHHSQTAEKLKQQLTDQDEHIASGRQDYERLQEELSRLQRDSDSAKEEVKEVLQALEELAVNYDHKSQEVENKNRCNEQLNEELAHKTVSLDAVQREFSSLKEISSHHKKRSAEILNLLLRDLSEMGGVLGTTDLKAMTETSGAMEEEFTTARLYVSKMKSEVKSLVNRSRQLEVNLTENLSRMEVNEKELNTCHLLVSQLQAKIVSLTDDHLKLEQKKRKLEESQDALMEENAKLQAQGHMQEVMVMDKEKEHMSRLKDAVEMKRTLEEQMENHREVHHKQLSRLRDEIEQKQRNMDQLKDATQALQLENRKLQSDLDKLKLEDQNKDQKLQNLMFLNEKREQAKEDLKGLEETVARELQTLNDLRKVFIQDISTRVANSSENDCDEAGGSLAQRHRIIFLENNLEQLSKVHKQLVRDNADLRCELPKLEKRLRATAERVKALETALRNAKESAVRDRKRYQQEVDRIKEAVRSKNVSRRVHSAMIAKPIRAGHQHHQNPSSPSVRPTIRGGGSATSSPRHHLPRQHPPQQSPNQSHRK